In a single window of the Vibrio celticus genome:
- a CDS encoding winged helix-turn-helix domain-containing protein produces MDSYPGIETNHSENNVILELNGKIVELNTKLIRNVENGYVLATMPLAYRKIILFMNRHRGELFSVGQLKKIGWESEKVTNSSVIVAISEIRSLFGDGLIMTITGEGYVFQP; encoded by the coding sequence ATGGACTCTTATCCTGGAATAGAAACGAACCACTCTGAAAACAACGTAATACTTGAATTAAACGGTAAAATTGTTGAACTCAACACCAAACTTATTCGCAATGTAGAGAATGGCTACGTACTGGCTACCATGCCTTTGGCATACCGAAAGATCATTTTATTTATGAATCGACATCGAGGTGAATTGTTCAGTGTTGGTCAATTAAAGAAGATTGGCTGGGAAAGTGAGAAAGTCACCAATTCTTCTGTGATCGTCGCCATATCGGAAATTCGGTCTTTGTTTGGTGATGGGCTGATCATGACGATAACGGGTGAAGGTTACGTGTTCCAACCTTAA